CACCACGGCCTTACATTTAGCAGCTTACTGTCAGCAATTAGCCCCTTCGCTGTTGGTAGACGGGGACTTAAACCGCAGTGCTTTAGACTGGGCTAGTCGGGGACAACTACCCTTTAAAGTCGTGGATGAAAAACAGGGCGTGAAATATGCCAGAAACTACGAACACATTATTATCGACACCCCTGCTCGTCCTGCACCCGACGATCTTAAAACCATTGCTGAAGGATGTGATTTACTAATTCTGCCTACCAGTCCCGATGCTTTGGCTTTAGGAGCAACTTTGCAAATGGTTGATGCTCTGCACTCGTTAGAAGCAAATTATCGAATTTTACTGACCTTAATACCTCCACGTCCCTCTAAAGCAGGCTCTGAAGCAAGAACCGCCATTAAAAATGCCCAATTGCCCCTGTTTAAAACAGGGATTCGGCGGTTGGCAGTGTTTCAAAAAGCAGCCCTTGAGGGGGTTCCTGTCAATCAAGTTAAAGACCCCTACGCTAATGCAGCGTGGGATTGTTATGTCAAAGTCGGCCAGGAGATCCTACCATGAACAAAAAACCATCAAGCCGTTTTGATGACCTGTTCAGTGCAGCCCGTAATAAAACCCAAGAGACTTCATCAGAGTCAACAAAGACATCTCCTACAAAAAAAAGCAAAAGCCGTGACCCTGATTATGTGAGGACAACCATCTATCTTCCCAAGCGACTCCATCAACAACTGAAAGTGGCTGCCGTTCAAGGGGATAAGGATATGAGTGAGATTATAGAAGGGTTGGTCGATGCCTGGGTTCAGTCTGAGGACACTTAAATGTTTAGATGTTTGAATGTTTAAACGTTTAAATAGCTAGATGTTTAGTCAAGGCTCAAGACCGATCTAAGTACAGAAAATCAGGGGTGAGAATGGGCAATCATTGTTTTGACAGATTGATTTTTCTACCACACTATTTATCATGGGGGTATTTAGGAATATTCCTAGTATTTTTAAATGTCTAATTCCCTAACCAGTTCAGAACATAATGTTTTGCGTCCCGAAGATTTTGACCCGCCTCTCAAGAGAAAAAAGGCGACTATACCTGGTTATTGGACAATTGAAGAGATTGCTAATGAGATTGGGGTGACACCGCGTCGGGTACGCTATGACATTACAGGACGACCCGAAACCAAAATTGAGCCATCCCTAGAAGCTTACAGAATTGGAAATTCATTGCTTGTTGCTGAACAAAATGCGCTTGAATACATCCAGAGACAACGCAAACGTTAAGAATCTTAATATTTTTTGAGTCAAAATTAGTTCCTCTACAAGAACAAAAAAGATATAATATTTCCCAATAGGTAAAAACCCCGCTAATCGTCTTACTTACTAGCCGGGCTTTTTGCATAACAAAAAAATTTTTTAATTACTAATGATCCTACCTCATCTTGGGCGGGAAAGACAAGTGCGCCCAAAAATTCTGCTGCGTGGCATTCCTCTACAACAACCAGGGGGAGTAGCCTAGCATGAGAAACCAACTCACCCCAACTAACCGCTTTAACCCCTGTCCCATCTGCACCGACCACAGTGGAGACTGTCGAATCTCAGGGGACACCATGATCCTCTGTCATGGTTACATCGACAGTGATTCCCCCCTATCCGGCTGGAAATGGACAAAAACCAGCAGTAACGGAGTCTGGGGCGTTCATATCGTTGACGACGGCAAAGAATTCAACCGTGAACAATGGGAACGAGACAAGCTGCTAAGACAGCAACGAGAACTAGATAAACTCAACTTCCTAGGGAAAAATGCCCTACCCATTGGCCAACGAGATCAAAGCTACAAGCGACTTTCAAAGTATCTAGGACTAGGAGATCGGCACCGAAAAGACCTCCAGAAACGGGGGTTAAGCGACCTTCAAATCGATGAAATTCCCTTTTTCTCCCTCGACCAATATTCCCCTATCCCGTCAGGAATCCCTGACAATTTGCCAGGAATAGGAACAGATTATTATTCGGGAAATGTTAAATTTTGTGTATCTGACCCTGGCTATTTTTGCCCTAGCTTTGACATCAAAGGGAAAATTAACGGCGGTCAGGTTCGCTACGAAACCAAGAATAATAAATACCGATGGTTAAAAGGGGTCTTCTCATCCCATTTACCCAATGGAGAATTACCTATCACCCTGGTAAGGGGGTATAAGGGGACAAAGGGACAAGAGGATTCTAAAGACGCTACTCAAACTAACCATCCACCAGACCCCACCAAAAATGAGCTTGAAGACCCCTCAACCGACTCAAAGGTATCAAACCCCCTTTACCTCGTTGAAGGCATCTTAAAGCCCGTTATTGCCTCAAAGAATTTAAAGATTGATGTTTGTGGGGCCAGTGGTGGCCACTTCAAAGGTTCCCCAAAACAGTTCAAAGAAATCATCGCCCGTTACCAAACCCTGATTCTCTGTCCCGATGCAGGGGATATCCTCAACCCCCAAGTGATGCAGCGATGGTTAAGCCAAATTGAGTTTATTAAATCATTAGAATTAGGTCACACCCTGAAAATTTTATGGTGGGGGCAAACCATAAAAAACTCCAGTGACCTTGATGAAATTCATCGGGAAAGATTTAGGAAAGCCAATGAAATTAGCGTTGATCATTTTCTCGAAATCGCTAACTTAGAACAATATCGAGAAAAGACTCAAAAAGCTTGGCAAACCACCAAACATTTTACCCCTGATGTCACTATTGACCAGACCTTTATTAACCTACCTTGCCCCCAAGACAATACCATACTTTGCCTCAAAAGCGGACTAGGAACCGGCAAAACCACCGACTTAATTAAACATCTCAATGGTTATGAAAATGAAAATGGAGAGTGGATTAATGGTCAGTGGTTTGGAGAAGGAGCCGTTAATTTAGGCTATCGAAATACCTTACTTTTACAATTCTGTGAGAAATCAGGGTTCTTACACATTCACCATGATTCTCG
The nucleotide sequence above comes from Crocosphaera subtropica ATCC 51142. Encoded proteins:
- a CDS encoding ParA family protein, which encodes MIITVASFKGGVGKSTTALHLAAYCQQLAPSLLVDGDLNRSALDWASRGQLPFKVVDEKQGVKYARNYEHIIIDTPARPAPDDLKTIAEGCDLLILPTSPDALALGATLQMVDALHSLEANYRILLTLIPPRPSKAGSEARTAIKNAQLPLFKTGIRRLAVFQKAALEGVPVNQVKDPYANAAWDCYVKVGQEILP